In the genome of Gadus morhua chromosome 14, gadMor3.0, whole genome shotgun sequence, one region contains:
- the large2 gene encoding xylosyl- and glucuronyltransferase LARGE2s isoform X2 translates to MNLLCRGRVKLMVASFTAVVLLTWLYLLAGNLENGRSLLLAPCLADTPAAEVLQRAVLESRVREVEAENRQIRLRLSQSLGTAAQPQEGNYGNQQWGASADTGPEDVENTAEEKNNHTECPRAPSVQKCELIHVACVCAGHNASRDVVTLVKSILFHRRNPLHFHFITDTVAHRILSTLFQSWMVPSVQVSFYDADELKSEVSWIPNKHYSGIYGLMKLTLTKALPSNLSKVIVLDTDITFATDIAELWGIFQKFTDKQVIGLVENQSDWYLGNLWKNHKPWPALGRGFNTGVILLYLERLRRLRWEQMWRLTAERELMSMLSTSLADQDIFNAFIKQNPVLVHQLPCFWNVQLSDHTRSEQCYTEVSDLKVIHWNSPKKLRVKNKHVEFFRNLYLTFLEYDGNLLRRELFGCPSQATPESIRLQTSLEDLDEDDQCYDFRRERITVHRVHLYFLQYEYTPTEDDVTLVAQLSMDRLQMLEAICKHWEGPISLALYMSDAEAQQFLRYAQASEVLKNRKNVGYHVVYKEGQFYPVNLVRNVALRNANTPYVFLADVDFLPMYGLYDYLRRAVVQLDMAHTKKALVVPAFETLRYRLSFPKSKAELLSMLDMGTLYTFRYHVWTKGHAPTNYAKWRTATTPYKVEWESDFEPYVVVRRDCPEYDQRFVGFGWNKVSHIMELDAQEYDLMVLPNAFMIHMPHAPSFDISKFRSSPSYRNCLGTLKDEFHQDLSRKYGSSALKYLTAQRNI, encoded by the exons ATGAACCTGCTGTGTCGCGGCCGGGTGAAGCTGATGGTGGCGTCCTTCACGGCAGTCGTGCTGCTGACCTGGCTCTACCTGCTGGCTGGGAACCTGGAGA ATGGCCGCTCGCTGCTGCTGGCGCCGTGCCTAGCGGACACGCCGGCGGCGGAGGTCCTGCAGCGCGCCGTGCTGGAGTCGCGGGTGCGGGAGGTGGAGGCCGAGAACCGCCAGATCCGGCTGCGGCTCAGCCAATCGCTGGGCACGGCCGCCCAGCCCCAGGAGGGTAACTACGGCAACCAGCAGTGGGGGGCGTCGGCGGACACGGGGCCGGAGGACGTGGAGAACACGGCGGAGGAGAAGAACAACCACACGGAGTGCCCGCGCGCGCCCAGCGTGCAGAAGTGTGAG ctgatccatgtagcgtgtgtgtgtgccggtcaCAACGCCAGCAGAGATGTGGTAACTCTGGTCAAGTCTATTCTCTTCCATAG gaggaACCCGCTTCACTTCCACTTCATCACAGACACGGTCGCCCATCGGATCCTCAGCACCCTGTTTCAGTCCTGGATGGTTCCTTCGGTTCAAGTTAGCTTCTATGACGCAGATGAACTCAAG TCGGAGGTGTCGTGGATCCCTAACAAGCACTACTCGGGCATCTACGGCCTGATGAAGCTGACCCTCACCAAAGCCCTGCCCTCCAACCTGTCCAAGGTCATCGTCCTGGACACAGACATCACCTTCGCCACGGACATCGCCGAGCTCTGGGGAATCTTCCAGAAGTTCACCG ACAAACAGGTGATCGGTCTGGTGGAGAATCAGAGCGACTGGTACCTGGGAAACCTTTGGAAAAACCACAAACCCTGGCCTGCCCTTGGGCGAGGCTTCAACACCG GGGTGATCCTGCTCTACCTAGAGCGCTTGCGGAGACTTCGCTGGGAGCAGATGTGGAGGCTGACGGCGGAGCGAGAGCTCATGAGCATGCTCAGTACATCTCTGGCCGACCAG GACATCTTCAACGCCTTCATCAAGCAGAACCCCGTCCTGGTCCACCAGCTCCCCTGCTTCTGGAACGTCCAGCTGTCGGACCACACGCGCTCCGAGCAGTGCTACACGGAGGTGTCTGACCTCAAG GTGATCCACTGGAACTCGCCGAAGAAGCTGCGCGTGAAGAACAAGCACGTGGAGTTCTTCAGGAACCTCTACCTGACCTTCCTGGAGTACGACGGCAACCTGCTGAGGCGAGAGCTGTTTGGCTGTCCCAGCCAGGCCACTCCGGAGAGCATCCGG ctgcagACGTCGCTGGAGGACCTCGACGAAGACGACCAGTGCTACGACTTCCGGCGGGAGCGGATCACCGTGCACCGAGTGCACCTCTACTTCCTGCAGTACGAGTACACGCCCACGGAGGACGACGTCACGCTGGTGGCCCAGCTCTCCATGGACCG GCTGCAGATGCTGGAGGCCATCTGCAAGCACTGGGAGGGGCCCATCAGCCTGGCGCTCTACATGTCCGACGCCGAGGCGCAGCAGTTCCTGCGCTACGCCCAGGCCTCCGAGGTCCTCAAGAACCGCAAGAACGTGGGCTACCACGTGGTGTACAAGGAGGGCCAGTTCTACCCCGTCAACCTGGTGCGGAACGTGGCCCTGAGGAATGCCAACACGCCCTACGTGTTCCTGGCCGACGTGGACTTCCTGCCCATGTACGGCCTCTACGATTACCTCAG GAGGGCGGTGGTGCAGCTGGACATGGCCCACACTAAGAAGGCTCTGGTGGTGCCGGCGTTCGAGACGCTGCGCTACCGCCTGTCCTTCCCCAAATCCAAAGCAGAGCTGCTCTCCATGCTGGACATGGGGACACTGTACACCTTCAG GTATCATGTCTGGACCAAGGGACATGCTCCAACCAACTACGCCAAATGGCGGACGGCCACCACCCCCTACAAGGTGGAGTGGGAGTCGGACTTCGAGCCCTACGTGGTGGTGAGGCGCGACTGCCCCGAGTACGACCAGCGCTTCGTGGGCTTCGGCTGGAACAAGGTGTCTCACATCATGGAGTTGGATGCACAG GAGTACGACCTGATGGTCCTCCCCAACGCCTTCATGATCCACATGCCGCACGCGCCCAGCTTCGACATCTCCAAGTTCCGCTCCAGCCCCAGCTACCGCAACTGCCTGGGCACGCTGAAGGACGAGTTCCACCAGGACCTGTCCAGGAAGTACGGCTCGTCCGCCCTCAAGTACCTGACCGCCCAGAGGAACATCTAG
- the large2 gene encoding xylosyl- and glucuronyltransferase LARGE2s isoform X1, whose protein sequence is MNLLCRGRVKLMVASFTAVVLLTWLYLLAGNLENGRSLLLAPCLADTPAAEVLQRAVLESRVREVEAENRQIRLRLSQSLGTAAQPQEGNYGNQQWGASADTGPEDVENTAEEKNNHTECPRAPSVQKCELIHVACVCAGHNASRDVVTLVKSILFHRRNPLHFHFITDTVAHRILSTLFQSWMVPSVQVSFYDADELKSEVSWIPNKHYSGIYGLMKLTLTKALPSNLSKVIVLDTDITFATDIAELWGIFQKFTDKQVIGLVENQSDWYLGNLWKNHKPWPALGRGFNTGVILLYLERLRRLRWEQMWRLTAERELMSMLSTSLADQDIFNAFIKQNPVLVHQLPCFWNVQLSDHTRSEQCYTEVSDLKVGHVIHWNSPKKLRVKNKHVEFFRNLYLTFLEYDGNLLRRELFGCPSQATPESIRLQTSLEDLDEDDQCYDFRRERITVHRVHLYFLQYEYTPTEDDVTLVAQLSMDRLQMLEAICKHWEGPISLALYMSDAEAQQFLRYAQASEVLKNRKNVGYHVVYKEGQFYPVNLVRNVALRNANTPYVFLADVDFLPMYGLYDYLRRAVVQLDMAHTKKALVVPAFETLRYRLSFPKSKAELLSMLDMGTLYTFRYHVWTKGHAPTNYAKWRTATTPYKVEWESDFEPYVVVRRDCPEYDQRFVGFGWNKVSHIMELDAQEYDLMVLPNAFMIHMPHAPSFDISKFRSSPSYRNCLGTLKDEFHQDLSRKYGSSALKYLTAQRNI, encoded by the exons ATGAACCTGCTGTGTCGCGGCCGGGTGAAGCTGATGGTGGCGTCCTTCACGGCAGTCGTGCTGCTGACCTGGCTCTACCTGCTGGCTGGGAACCTGGAGA ATGGCCGCTCGCTGCTGCTGGCGCCGTGCCTAGCGGACACGCCGGCGGCGGAGGTCCTGCAGCGCGCCGTGCTGGAGTCGCGGGTGCGGGAGGTGGAGGCCGAGAACCGCCAGATCCGGCTGCGGCTCAGCCAATCGCTGGGCACGGCCGCCCAGCCCCAGGAGGGTAACTACGGCAACCAGCAGTGGGGGGCGTCGGCGGACACGGGGCCGGAGGACGTGGAGAACACGGCGGAGGAGAAGAACAACCACACGGAGTGCCCGCGCGCGCCCAGCGTGCAGAAGTGTGAG ctgatccatgtagcgtgtgtgtgtgccggtcaCAACGCCAGCAGAGATGTGGTAACTCTGGTCAAGTCTATTCTCTTCCATAG gaggaACCCGCTTCACTTCCACTTCATCACAGACACGGTCGCCCATCGGATCCTCAGCACCCTGTTTCAGTCCTGGATGGTTCCTTCGGTTCAAGTTAGCTTCTATGACGCAGATGAACTCAAG TCGGAGGTGTCGTGGATCCCTAACAAGCACTACTCGGGCATCTACGGCCTGATGAAGCTGACCCTCACCAAAGCCCTGCCCTCCAACCTGTCCAAGGTCATCGTCCTGGACACAGACATCACCTTCGCCACGGACATCGCCGAGCTCTGGGGAATCTTCCAGAAGTTCACCG ACAAACAGGTGATCGGTCTGGTGGAGAATCAGAGCGACTGGTACCTGGGAAACCTTTGGAAAAACCACAAACCCTGGCCTGCCCTTGGGCGAGGCTTCAACACCG GGGTGATCCTGCTCTACCTAGAGCGCTTGCGGAGACTTCGCTGGGAGCAGATGTGGAGGCTGACGGCGGAGCGAGAGCTCATGAGCATGCTCAGTACATCTCTGGCCGACCAG GACATCTTCAACGCCTTCATCAAGCAGAACCCCGTCCTGGTCCACCAGCTCCCCTGCTTCTGGAACGTCCAGCTGTCGGACCACACGCGCTCCGAGCAGTGCTACACGGAGGTGTCTGACCTCAAGGTAGGACAT GTGATCCACTGGAACTCGCCGAAGAAGCTGCGCGTGAAGAACAAGCACGTGGAGTTCTTCAGGAACCTCTACCTGACCTTCCTGGAGTACGACGGCAACCTGCTGAGGCGAGAGCTGTTTGGCTGTCCCAGCCAGGCCACTCCGGAGAGCATCCGG ctgcagACGTCGCTGGAGGACCTCGACGAAGACGACCAGTGCTACGACTTCCGGCGGGAGCGGATCACCGTGCACCGAGTGCACCTCTACTTCCTGCAGTACGAGTACACGCCCACGGAGGACGACGTCACGCTGGTGGCCCAGCTCTCCATGGACCG GCTGCAGATGCTGGAGGCCATCTGCAAGCACTGGGAGGGGCCCATCAGCCTGGCGCTCTACATGTCCGACGCCGAGGCGCAGCAGTTCCTGCGCTACGCCCAGGCCTCCGAGGTCCTCAAGAACCGCAAGAACGTGGGCTACCACGTGGTGTACAAGGAGGGCCAGTTCTACCCCGTCAACCTGGTGCGGAACGTGGCCCTGAGGAATGCCAACACGCCCTACGTGTTCCTGGCCGACGTGGACTTCCTGCCCATGTACGGCCTCTACGATTACCTCAG GAGGGCGGTGGTGCAGCTGGACATGGCCCACACTAAGAAGGCTCTGGTGGTGCCGGCGTTCGAGACGCTGCGCTACCGCCTGTCCTTCCCCAAATCCAAAGCAGAGCTGCTCTCCATGCTGGACATGGGGACACTGTACACCTTCAG GTATCATGTCTGGACCAAGGGACATGCTCCAACCAACTACGCCAAATGGCGGACGGCCACCACCCCCTACAAGGTGGAGTGGGAGTCGGACTTCGAGCCCTACGTGGTGGTGAGGCGCGACTGCCCCGAGTACGACCAGCGCTTCGTGGGCTTCGGCTGGAACAAGGTGTCTCACATCATGGAGTTGGATGCACAG GAGTACGACCTGATGGTCCTCCCCAACGCCTTCATGATCCACATGCCGCACGCGCCCAGCTTCGACATCTCCAAGTTCCGCTCCAGCCCCAGCTACCGCAACTGCCTGGGCACGCTGAAGGACGAGTTCCACCAGGACCTGTCCAGGAAGTACGGCTCGTCCGCCCTCAAGTACCTGACCGCCCAGAGGAACATCTAG